A section of the Amycolatopsis sp. AA4 genome encodes:
- a CDS encoding MBL fold metallo-hydrolase produces the protein MRSIVVGDIEIHALTDGRLQLPSSFFPGLQGKRSAPSTVPVAIGAFLLRTGGRTVLVDAGFGPRPSGEPHLPQHSKEQLHPVVSAVEAEHTGGLPAALAEAGAAREDIDTVVLTHLHADHIGWVAPNGEPYFPNAEVRYGAPDWEAFVEPAGRHDRGRVALEALRTQGKLRPLLDGELVAPGVTVRHAPGHTPGHYVLEIVDQDRRAVLVGDVFQIPEQMADPTIGAASDVDSGQAEQTRRRWLGEVVGTGTIVAAAHFPDEPFFRIAADRTVEPVSAVAAS, from the coding sequence ATGCGTTCCATCGTGGTGGGGGACATCGAAATCCACGCATTGACCGACGGACGGCTGCAGCTGCCGTCGTCGTTCTTTCCGGGACTCCAGGGCAAGCGCTCGGCACCGAGCACGGTGCCCGTGGCCATCGGCGCATTTCTGCTCCGAACGGGTGGCCGCACGGTGCTGGTCGACGCTGGGTTCGGCCCGCGTCCGTCGGGTGAGCCGCATCTGCCGCAGCACTCGAAAGAGCAGCTGCACCCGGTGGTCAGCGCCGTCGAAGCGGAGCACACCGGAGGCTTGCCCGCAGCGCTCGCCGAAGCCGGGGCCGCTCGCGAAGACATCGACACCGTGGTGCTGACTCATCTGCACGCCGACCACATCGGCTGGGTCGCGCCGAACGGCGAGCCGTACTTCCCGAACGCCGAAGTGCGGTACGGCGCACCCGACTGGGAGGCGTTCGTCGAACCGGCGGGACGGCACGATCGCGGCCGCGTCGCGCTGGAAGCCCTTCGCACCCAGGGCAAACTGCGTCCGCTGCTCGACGGCGAACTGGTCGCGCCCGGCGTCACCGTCCGACATGCGCCCGGGCACACGCCAGGGCATTACGTGCTGGAAATCGTGGATCAGGACCGCCGCGCCGTCCTGGTCGGCGACGTCTTCCAGATTCCGGAGCAGATGGCGGACCCGACGATCGGCGCGGCGTCCGACGTCGATTCCGGGCAGGCGGAGCAGACCCGCCGCCGCTGGCTCGGCGAGGTGGTCGGCACCGGCACGATCGTCGCGGCGGCACATTTCCCGGACGAGCCGTTCTTCCGGATCGCGGCCGACCGCACCGTGGAGCCGGTCTCGGCGGTCGCCGCGTCCTGA
- a CDS encoding sensor histidine kinase KdpD: protein MIGSGESAWDMFVHVLHILPLALLFALPVAALGGLALYLLRHRSLATTMTTLVLTPVAAMLVGILGVSGFMFTEALTTELLVCLLVALVAVPAAMVLGRVIARRSVWEREARERERAAEASRRELVAWISHDLRSPLAGIQAMAEALADGVVSERAEVADYAQRISGETTRLSGMVGDLFELSRITAGALELSMSAVPLRDVVSDAVAAQAPVADRKRVRVLENASAWPVVSGSDPELARIVRNLVSNAIRHTPPDGTVAVQIGIDGDQALLAVDDGCGGIPDDEIGRVFDVAFRGTQARTPDRSGTTSGGGLGLAIAKGLVEAHRGRIGVQNHGPGCRFEVRLPLAAS from the coding sequence ATGATCGGCTCGGGCGAGTCCGCGTGGGACATGTTCGTCCACGTCCTGCACATCCTGCCGCTCGCCTTGCTGTTCGCCTTGCCGGTGGCAGCGCTGGGCGGACTCGCGCTTTACCTGCTGCGGCACCGGTCGCTGGCCACCACGATGACCACGCTCGTGCTGACCCCGGTCGCCGCGATGCTGGTCGGGATCCTCGGCGTGAGCGGCTTCATGTTCACCGAGGCCCTGACCACCGAACTGCTCGTGTGCCTGCTCGTGGCACTTGTGGCGGTGCCCGCGGCGATGGTGCTGGGCCGGGTCATCGCGCGGCGCAGTGTGTGGGAACGCGAGGCGCGGGAACGCGAACGCGCGGCGGAGGCTTCGCGGCGCGAACTGGTCGCGTGGATCAGCCACGACCTTCGCAGCCCGCTCGCCGGGATCCAGGCGATGGCGGAAGCACTGGCGGACGGCGTGGTTTCGGAGCGTGCTGAAGTGGCCGACTACGCCCAGCGGATCAGCGGCGAGACGACCCGGCTGTCCGGCATGGTGGGCGACCTGTTCGAACTGTCCCGGATCACCGCGGGAGCGCTCGAACTGAGCATGTCGGCGGTGCCGCTGCGCGACGTGGTGAGCGACGCGGTCGCCGCGCAGGCGCCGGTGGCGGACCGCAAACGCGTGCGGGTGCTGGAAAACGCGTCGGCGTGGCCGGTGGTGTCCGGCAGCGATCCGGAGCTGGCGCGGATCGTGCGGAACCTCGTCTCCAACGCCATCCGGCACACTCCGCCGGACGGCACGGTCGCCGTGCAGATCGGCATCGACGGCGACCAGGCGCTGCTCGCCGTGGACGACGGCTGCGGCGGGATTCCGGACGACGAGATCGGCCGGGTCTTCGACGTAGCCTTCCGCGGCACGCAAGCCCGCACTCCCGATCGCAGCGGCACGACCAGCGGCGGCGGACTGGGCCTGGCGATCGCGAAAGGCCTGGTGGAGGCACACCGAGGACGGATCGGCGTGCAGAACCACGGACCGGGTTGCCGCTTCGAAGTGCGGTTGCCGCTGGCCGCGTCCTGA
- a CDS encoding response regulator transcription factor, producing MEDQAGRVLVVDDDETVRDVVRRYLETAGFTVDLAGDGTAALAQFAERVPDLVVLDVMMPGLNGLEVCRRLRQTSQVPIVMLTALGEEENRIAGLQLGADDYVTKPFSPKELTLRVASVLRRARMPRPEPPTAELVDGNLRLQMTARQATLDGAALPLTTREFDLLAFFLSHPGVAFSRADLLEKVWGWDFGDQSTVTVHVRRLREKIERDPAKPVRVATVWGVGYRYDRTQP from the coding sequence ATGGAGGACCAAGCGGGTCGCGTGCTCGTGGTGGACGACGACGAGACCGTGCGCGACGTCGTCCGTCGCTACCTCGAAACCGCCGGTTTCACCGTCGACCTGGCCGGCGACGGCACGGCGGCGCTCGCCCAGTTCGCCGAGCGCGTGCCGGATCTGGTGGTGCTCGACGTCATGATGCCCGGCCTCAACGGCCTGGAGGTATGCCGCCGGCTGCGGCAGACGAGCCAGGTGCCGATCGTCATGCTCACCGCGCTCGGCGAGGAGGAAAACCGCATCGCCGGACTGCAGCTGGGGGCTGACGACTACGTCACCAAACCGTTCAGTCCCAAGGAACTCACGCTGCGCGTGGCATCCGTGCTGCGGCGGGCTCGGATGCCCCGGCCCGAACCGCCCACGGCCGAGCTGGTGGACGGCAATCTTCGGCTCCAGATGACTGCCCGCCAGGCGACGCTCGACGGTGCGGCGCTGCCGTTGACCACCCGGGAGTTCGATCTCCTCGCGTTCTTCCTCTCCCATCCCGGCGTCGCGTTCAGCCGGGCGGACCTGCTGGAGAAGGTGTGGGGCTGGGACTTCGGCGACCAGTCCACGGTGACCGTCCACGTGCGACGGCTCCGCGAGAAAATCGAACGTGACCCGGCCAAACCCGTCCGCGTCGCGACAGTGTGGGGCGTCGGCTACCGCTACGACCGGACACAGCCATGA
- a CDS encoding glycosyltransferase family 2 protein, whose amino-acid sequence MDVVLPCLDEAAALPGVLASLPPGYRAIVVDNGSRDGSPGVAAGHGAKVVDEPRRGYGAAVHTGLENATADIVCFADADGSLDLAELPRLVAAVMDGADLAVGRRVPVSRAAWPWHARAGNAVLSLLLRSRGLPVQDIAPLRAVRRRELLALGVADRAFGYPLELLVKAQRAGWAVQEFDVAYRERARGTKSKVSGSVRGTLRAVRDFGRVLAR is encoded by the coding sequence GTGGACGTCGTCCTCCCCTGCCTCGACGAGGCGGCCGCGCTGCCGGGCGTGCTCGCCAGCCTGCCGCCGGGGTATCGCGCGATCGTCGTGGACAACGGGTCGCGCGACGGTTCCCCCGGCGTCGCGGCTGGGCACGGCGCGAAGGTCGTCGACGAGCCGCGACGCGGTTACGGTGCCGCCGTCCACACCGGGTTGGAGAACGCGACCGCCGACATCGTCTGTTTCGCGGATGCCGACGGGTCGCTCGATCTGGCCGAATTGCCGCGCCTGGTCGCCGCGGTGATGGATGGTGCTGACCTCGCGGTCGGGCGGCGAGTACCGGTGTCGCGGGCGGCTTGGCCGTGGCACGCGAGAGCAGGCAATGCCGTCCTCTCGCTGCTCTTGCGGTCCCGTGGCCTGCCAGTACAGGACATCGCGCCGCTGCGGGCGGTGCGTCGCCGGGAGTTGCTGGCTCTCGGTGTTGCGGACCGGGCGTTCGGCTATCCGCTTGAACTGCTGGTGAAGGCTCAGCGCGCGGGCTGGGCGGTCCAGGAGTTCGACGTCGCTTACCGGGAACGGGCGCGGGGCACGAAGTCGAAGGTGTCCGGCTCGGTGCGCGGCACGTTGCGAGCGGTGCGGGACTTCGGGCGGGTGCTGGCCCGATGA
- a CDS encoding DUF2064 domain-containing protein — MTFCLLVVAKAPVPGFAKTRLCPPATPAQAAEIAASALLDTLDAAFATDGAITVVAMTGDLAEAARGAEIGRALRKATVIAQRGWDFGTRLANAHCDTAAVHAGLPVLQIGMDTPQVSPELLASAINPVVLGASRALLGSAEDGGWWGLGLADPRQAQVLAGVPMSRPDTGFGTRAALKGAGLRVGELPGLSDVDTMDDALRVAAIRPDSRFAAAVDAVGVVA, encoded by the coding sequence ATGACGTTCTGCCTGCTTGTGGTCGCGAAAGCGCCGGTGCCGGGCTTCGCGAAAACTCGGTTGTGTCCGCCCGCGACACCCGCGCAAGCTGCGGAGATCGCCGCTTCCGCGCTGCTGGACACGCTGGACGCTGCGTTCGCCACCGACGGCGCGATCACGGTGGTGGCGATGACGGGCGACCTCGCGGAGGCAGCCCGGGGTGCCGAAATCGGCCGAGCGTTGCGGAAAGCGACCGTGATCGCGCAGCGCGGTTGGGATTTCGGTACCCGGCTGGCTAATGCGCATTGCGATACGGCTGCGGTGCATGCCGGGTTGCCGGTGCTGCAGATCGGCATGGACACGCCGCAGGTCTCCCCCGAATTGCTGGCTTCGGCGATCAACCCGGTCGTCCTCGGAGCCAGCCGCGCCTTGCTGGGCAGCGCGGAGGACGGTGGCTGGTGGGGGCTTGGGCTGGCTGATCCGCGGCAGGCACAAGTGCTCGCCGGAGTTCCGATGTCGCGTCCGGACACCGGATTCGGCACCCGTGCGGCCCTGAAAGGAGCAGGCCTTCGAGTCGGCGAGCTACCGGGTCTGTCCGATGTGGACACCATGGACGACGCGCTGCGGGTGGCCGCCATCCGGCCGGACAGCAGGTTCGCGGCCGCGGTCGATGCGGTGGGAGTGGTGGCATGA
- a CDS encoding methyltransferase domain-containing protein, protein MKLATGREFDRGLLGHQCWLELANGDRIELPVGRWAEGCGAGDAVLLDACAGPTLDVGCGPGRLTAALTRRGVVTLGVDSSPVAVRLTRRRGASALQRNVFGRLPGEGRWNHVLLADGNIGIGGDPDALLRRVRELLTPDGDVLVELEEPGHGMRRDHVRLRPDPAGGRWFTWAWVGVDAIAEIAARTGFRVVWTTSRGHRWFAKLARA, encoded by the coding sequence ATGAAACTCGCGACCGGCAGGGAATTCGACCGCGGGCTGCTGGGCCATCAGTGCTGGCTGGAACTCGCGAACGGAGACCGGATCGAGCTTCCGGTCGGTCGTTGGGCAGAAGGTTGCGGCGCGGGCGACGCCGTGCTGTTGGACGCGTGCGCGGGTCCGACCCTCGACGTCGGCTGCGGTCCAGGTCGGCTGACGGCCGCGTTGACGCGCCGAGGTGTGGTGACCCTCGGCGTGGACAGTTCGCCGGTCGCGGTGCGGCTGACGCGGCGGCGCGGGGCGAGTGCGTTGCAGCGCAACGTTTTCGGTCGATTGCCCGGAGAAGGACGGTGGAACCACGTGTTGCTGGCTGACGGCAACATCGGGATCGGCGGCGATCCCGATGCGCTGCTGCGGCGAGTGCGCGAACTGCTCACGCCGGACGGTGACGTGCTCGTGGAGCTGGAAGAACCCGGCCACGGCATGCGCCGCGACCACGTCCGGCTGCGGCCGGATCCCGCTGGCGGACGGTGGTTCACCTGGGCATGGGTCGGAGTGGATGCCATCGCGGAAATCGCGGCGCGGACTGGTTTTCGAGTGGTGTGGACGACCAGCCGCGGGCACCGCTGGTTCGCGAAGCTGGCACGCGCGTGA
- a CDS encoding molybdopterin-dependent oxidoreductase, whose product MADQARAVEKRVPKSEQFKGGAHGERVTARVGSLLGIAFLICFVTGLLSHLIQHPPEWFFWPSRPVWLYRVTQGAHVLSGIAAIPLLLAKLWSVYPKLFERPLVRSVPHAVERLSILVLSGAAFFELSLGLLNVAQNYPWNFYFPQVHYAVAWAAIGSILVHVAVKLPVLRRALTRERAPVQQPGPGLSRRGFLATTGLAAGVAVLATAGATVPALRNVSGLSWRSDKGTQKLPVNRTAVAAQVTRVAQDPGWRLSVVTPAGTRQFTLAELRALPQTTVDLPIACVEGWSQMATWRGISFPDLLRASGSSPGVDVRVSSLEKTGLYGVSVLPGEHTADPLTLLALELNGEVLNLDHGYPCRVIAPSRPGVLQTKWVARLEAL is encoded by the coding sequence GTGGCCGATCAGGCCCGTGCCGTCGAGAAGCGGGTCCCGAAGTCGGAGCAATTCAAGGGCGGCGCGCACGGCGAGCGCGTCACGGCCCGGGTCGGCAGCTTGCTCGGGATCGCGTTCCTGATCTGCTTCGTCACCGGGCTGCTGAGCCACTTGATCCAGCATCCGCCGGAGTGGTTCTTCTGGCCCAGCCGGCCGGTTTGGCTGTACCGGGTGACGCAGGGCGCGCACGTGCTGTCCGGAATCGCGGCGATTCCGTTGCTGCTGGCCAAACTGTGGAGCGTCTACCCGAAGCTGTTCGAGCGGCCGCTGGTGCGTTCGGTGCCGCACGCGGTGGAGAGGTTGTCGATCCTCGTCCTCTCCGGAGCGGCGTTTTTCGAACTGAGCTTGGGATTGCTGAACGTCGCGCAGAACTACCCGTGGAACTTCTACTTCCCGCAGGTGCACTACGCGGTGGCTTGGGCAGCGATCGGGTCGATCCTCGTGCACGTCGCGGTGAAGCTCCCGGTGCTCCGGCGGGCGCTGACGCGGGAACGCGCGCCTGTCCAGCAGCCCGGCCCCGGGTTGTCGCGTCGAGGATTCCTGGCCACCACGGGACTCGCGGCTGGGGTCGCCGTGCTGGCGACGGCGGGAGCGACCGTTCCTGCGCTGCGGAACGTCTCCGGGCTGTCGTGGCGGTCGGACAAGGGCACGCAGAAGTTGCCGGTCAACCGCACGGCCGTCGCGGCGCAGGTGACCAGGGTCGCGCAGGATCCCGGATGGCGGCTGTCCGTGGTGACTCCGGCGGGGACCCGGCAGTTCACGCTGGCCGAACTGCGGGCGCTGCCGCAGACCACTGTGGACTTGCCGATCGCGTGCGTCGAAGGATGGAGCCAGATGGCTACCTGGCGCGGCATCTCGTTCCCGGACCTGCTGCGCGCGAGCGGCAGTTCACCCGGAGTCGACGTGCGCGTGTCGTCGTTGGAGAAGACCGGTCTGTACGGCGTCAGCGTGCTGCCCGGCGAGCACACCGCCGACCCGCTCACGCTGCTGGCACTGGAACTGAACGGCGAGGTCCTGAACCTCGACCACGGCTATCCGTGTCGCGTGATCGCGCCGAGCCGTCCGGGAGTGCTGCAGACGAAGTGGGTCGCCAGGTTGGAGGCGCTGTGA
- a CDS encoding trypsin-like peptidase domain-containing protein — MTENDPHVPDSAAGRQDPGAQPGAEGQAAWQQTPAQPDQPSSAGSTGGDAGQPAPSATGPTAAYGSAAEGSAGTSGSGTASGDASGAYGAPAGQYGAAPAYGTAPAGGTPNPWSAQGATAPQTGGIPGAQQQHAAGQPYGSQYPGGPHTPPAGAPANPYGAPGTSVYGVPAQREKKGSAGKLLASVAAISLVIGGVAGGTVGYLTGGSGSSVSALDAPKPAQQTGNVPAGSVESVAQKLSPSVVELQVSGRTAAGEGSGFVLSSDGYILTNNHVVQVAANGGQIQAVFQDGKKAAAKVVGRDPTTDIAVVKVSGVSNLTPVELGRSDDLRVGQQVVAIGSPYELTGTVTSGIVSSLHRPVQAGGDETDQTTVMDAIQTDAAINPGNSGGPLANMSGQVIGINSAIYSPNSGRGQGSGGEGGNVGIGFAIPIDQARRTAQDIIKTGHATQTFIGAKVTDAPQGGAQLGDITPGSPAEKAGLKPGDVVTKIDNRVIDSANTLVAAIRTRAPNDQVTFTLADGRTVQVTLGGQAVPAN; from the coding sequence ATGACCGAGAACGACCCCCACGTGCCCGACTCCGCGGCGGGTCGCCAGGACCCGGGCGCCCAGCCGGGCGCCGAAGGCCAGGCGGCCTGGCAGCAGACCCCGGCTCAGCCGGACCAACCCTCTTCCGCCGGCTCGACCGGCGGCGACGCGGGACAGCCGGCTCCCAGCGCGACTGGTCCGACCGCCGCGTACGGTTCGGCCGCTGAGGGCTCGGCAGGGACGTCCGGCTCCGGCACGGCGAGCGGCGACGCTTCCGGCGCGTACGGAGCGCCTGCGGGGCAGTACGGCGCCGCCCCGGCCTACGGGACTGCTCCGGCTGGAGGCACGCCGAATCCGTGGTCGGCTCAAGGCGCGACCGCGCCCCAGACCGGCGGGATCCCCGGTGCTCAGCAGCAGCACGCGGCGGGTCAGCCGTACGGCAGCCAGTACCCCGGCGGGCCGCACACTCCGCCCGCCGGTGCCCCGGCCAACCCTTACGGCGCACCGGGAACCTCGGTGTACGGCGTTCCCGCGCAGCGCGAGAAGAAGGGTTCGGCGGGCAAGCTCCTCGCGAGCGTCGCCGCCATCTCGCTCGTGATCGGCGGCGTGGCCGGCGGGACCGTCGGGTACCTCACCGGCGGATCCGGTTCGTCGGTGAGCGCGCTCGACGCGCCGAAACCCGCGCAGCAGACCGGCAACGTGCCGGCCGGCTCGGTCGAATCGGTGGCGCAGAAGCTGTCGCCGAGCGTCGTCGAGCTGCAGGTGTCCGGCCGGACCGCGGCGGGCGAGGGCTCCGGTTTCGTGCTCAGCAGCGACGGCTACATCCTCACCAACAACCACGTCGTCCAGGTCGCCGCGAACGGCGGCCAGATCCAAGCCGTGTTCCAGGACGGCAAGAAGGCCGCGGCGAAGGTCGTCGGCCGGGACCCGACCACGGACATCGCCGTGGTGAAGGTGTCCGGCGTCAGCAACCTCACGCCCGTCGAGCTGGGCCGGTCCGACGACCTGCGGGTCGGGCAGCAAGTGGTGGCCATCGGCTCGCCGTACGAGCTGACCGGCACCGTCACCTCGGGCATCGTCAGCTCGCTGCACCGTCCGGTGCAGGCAGGGGGCGACGAGACCGACCAGACCACGGTGATGGACGCGATCCAGACCGACGCCGCGATCAACCCGGGCAACTCGGGCGGTCCGCTGGCGAACATGAGCGGCCAGGTCATCGGGATCAACTCGGCCATCTACAGCCCGAATTCGGGCCGCGGCCAGGGCAGCGGCGGCGAGGGCGGCAACGTCGGCATCGGCTTCGCCATCCCGATCGACCAGGCGCGCCGCACCGCGCAGGACATCATCAAGACCGGCCACGCGACCCAGACGTTCATCGGCGCGAAGGTCACCGACGCGCCCCAGGGCGGCGCCCAGCTCGGCGACATCACGCCGGGCAGCCCGGCGGAGAAGGCGGGCCTGAAGCCCGGCGACGTGGTGACCAAGATCGACAACCGCGTCATCGACAGCGCCAACACGCTCGTCGCCGCGATCCGCACGCGCGCCCCGAACGACCAGGTGACTTTCACTCTCGCCGACGGACGCACGGTGCAGGTCACCTTGGGCGGGCAGGCGGTCCCGGCCAACTAG
- the galT gene encoding galactose-1-phosphate uridylyltransferase translates to MKRTVRHLADGREIIYFDHTDAAERLAADTRDLPAVAAASEIRRDPLTGEWVAMAAHRQTRTYKPPADLCPLCPTRPGKPSEIPEADYDVVVFENRFPSFSQQATGEPSTVDGFGLVPTAPGLGRCEVVCFTSDHDGAFSRLTPEQVRLVVDAWADRTAALAQTPGVEQVFPFENRGEEIGVTLSHPHGQIYGYPFVTPKTERMLAVAREHGGSVLGDVLAAEQKSGERVIATGEHWTAFVPPAARWPVHIQIVPHRQMPDLPSLADAERDDFSRVYLDVLRRCDALYDRPLPYIAGWHQAPVHRDRELSWLHLELFSVLRAKDKLKYLAGSESGMAVWINDATPEQIAERLRSAG, encoded by the coding sequence GTGAAACGCACTGTGCGGCACCTGGCCGACGGCCGGGAAATCATCTATTTCGACCACACCGACGCCGCCGAACGGCTCGCGGCCGACACCCGGGACCTGCCGGCGGTCGCGGCCGCCTCGGAGATCCGCCGCGACCCGCTGACCGGCGAGTGGGTCGCGATGGCGGCGCACCGCCAGACGCGCACGTACAAGCCGCCCGCGGACCTCTGCCCGCTCTGCCCGACCCGTCCGGGCAAGCCGAGCGAAATCCCCGAAGCCGACTACGACGTGGTCGTGTTCGAGAACCGCTTCCCGTCGTTCTCGCAGCAGGCGACCGGCGAACCGTCCACTGTGGACGGGTTCGGTCTGGTGCCGACCGCGCCGGGCCTCGGCCGCTGCGAGGTCGTGTGCTTCACCAGCGACCACGACGGCGCGTTCTCCCGGCTGACTCCGGAACAGGTGCGGCTCGTGGTGGACGCCTGGGCCGACCGCACCGCCGCACTCGCGCAGACGCCCGGCGTGGAGCAGGTCTTCCCGTTCGAGAACCGCGGCGAGGAAATCGGCGTCACGCTCTCGCATCCGCACGGCCAGATCTACGGCTATCCGTTCGTCACGCCGAAGACCGAGCGGATGCTCGCGGTCGCGCGCGAGCACGGCGGATCGGTGCTCGGCGACGTGCTGGCCGCGGAACAGAAATCGGGCGAGCGGGTGATCGCGACCGGCGAGCACTGGACCGCGTTCGTGCCGCCTGCCGCGCGCTGGCCGGTGCACATCCAGATCGTGCCGCACCGGCAGATGCCGGATCTCCCGTCGCTCGCCGACGCCGAGCGCGACGACTTTTCCCGCGTGTACCTCGACGTGCTGCGCCGATGCGACGCGTTGTACGACCGGCCGCTGCCCTACATCGCGGGCTGGCACCAGGCGCCGGTGCACCGCGACCGGGAGCTGTCGTGGCTGCATCTCGAGCTGTTCTCCGTGCTGCGGGCCAAGGACAAGCTGAAGTACCTGGCCGGATCCGAGTCGGGCATGGCGGTATGGATCAACGACGCCACCCCGGAACAGATCGCGGAGCGGCTTCGCTCGGCGGGCTGA
- a CDS encoding DeoR/GlpR family DNA-binding transcription regulator: MLARQRQAVILEEARRTGAVRVSDLVARLGVSDMTVRRDLDVLAGRGLVEKVYGGATSLVGKSTDEPGFEAKSVRQRAQKEAIAELAATLVKPGTAIGLSAGTTTWTLAHALDGIEGLTIVTNSIQVADVLRNAGQPDRTVVLTGGVRTPSDALVGPVAVQSLRTLHLDLVFLGVHGMAVGPGFTTPNLTESETDRALVEAGRRLVVLADHTKWGTVGISTIADLEEAQVVVTDDGLDDRAREALSERVGELMIAETAENIEAEEA, from the coding sequence GTGCTCGCGCGGCAGCGACAGGCGGTGATCCTCGAGGAAGCACGCCGGACCGGTGCGGTCCGGGTCAGTGACCTCGTCGCGAGGCTCGGCGTCTCCGACATGACGGTCCGCCGCGACCTCGACGTGCTCGCGGGCCGCGGCTTGGTCGAGAAGGTCTACGGCGGCGCGACGTCGCTGGTCGGCAAGAGCACCGACGAGCCCGGCTTCGAGGCGAAATCGGTGCGCCAGCGCGCGCAGAAGGAAGCCATCGCCGAACTCGCGGCCACCCTCGTCAAACCGGGCACCGCGATTGGCCTGTCCGCGGGCACTACCACCTGGACGCTCGCGCACGCGCTCGACGGCATCGAGGGCCTCACCATCGTCACCAACTCGATCCAGGTCGCCGACGTGCTGCGCAACGCCGGTCAGCCGGACCGCACGGTGGTCCTCACCGGCGGGGTGCGCACCCCGTCGGACGCGCTGGTCGGCCCGGTCGCCGTGCAGAGCCTGCGGACGCTGCACCTCGACCTCGTGTTCCTCGGCGTGCACGGAATGGCGGTGGGGCCCGGGTTCACCACCCCGAACCTCACCGAAAGCGAGACCGACCGCGCGCTGGTGGAGGCCGGGCGGCGGCTGGTGGTGCTCGCCGACCACACGAAGTGGGGCACCGTCGGCATTTCCACGATCGCGGACCTGGAAGAAGCCCAGGTCGTGGTGACCGACGACGGACTGGACGACCGCGCGCGGGAGGCCCTCTCGGAGCGGGTCGGAGAACTCATGATCGCCGAAACGGCGGAGAACATCGAGGCAGAAGAAGCGTGA